CGGATACAAAGTAAATAATTGTACTTATGCTAAATAATGCTGTTAAATTTAAATGATGGAAGAGTTTTACTTCTTTGCGTAGTAGGTTGGGCCGCTTGGTCACTTTTAATCGGCTTTGTTGGTTATAAACTTCCTCTAAAACATTTAGAAATAGATACTTGGTTAACTCAGCCAAGACCTTGGGGTGAAACTCGTAAATGGTATGAGCAAGTTTTACGAATCAAGGATTGGAAAGATTGGTTGCCAGAAGCAGGAAATTTTTTTCCTGGAGGTTTCCAAAAAACTTCTATAGGTGGTGGAAACTATGCACTAATGTTTCGTTTTGTCGCTGAAACCCGTCGAGCAGAATATGTTCATATAGCTATCTGGTTTTTTTGGTTGGTGACTATACTCTGGACATCTGGGTGGGGAGTTGTACTAAATTTAGTCGTGGGAACAACTTTTAATTTGCCTTGTTTATGGGTGCAACGTTACAATCGACTCCGACTTCAGCATTTGTTGTTATTAAAAAAAACAAGAAAAATTACCTGCTAACTGATTGTTAAGTTATTGTAGAAGTATAATTTTGAAGAAAAAATCTTAGGAGTTGTCTATGTCAACCTCATCAGTGCCCAAAAAAACGGCTGTGCTGGTTGTTATGATCGGTGAAACCGTTTTACAAGACCCTATTATTAAATTACTAAAAGATTTGGGCGTTAATGGCTATACTTTAAGCCAAGCCCAGGGTGCAGGTCGTCATGGAAGTCGCAGAGGAGATATGGCAGGTTATAACACTAATATTGAGATTAGAACTATCGTATCCCAAGAATTATCTGAGGCTATCTTTTCTGGTTTGACAGAGTATCAATCGAATCATGCTTTAATTGCTTTCAGACAAAATGTAGAGGCTTTGAGTGGGTTTGAAATCATCTAATAAAGAGTATTGAAACAAATAAATTTGGCTCTATTACTTCCAGTCATGTAAATTATTTGTTAAGTTAGGTAACAGGCAACACAGGATTCTTAAATAGTAAAAGATAAAATTTTAATCTATTGCTTGTGTAATAATAATCTGAAGCTCTTATTTTCTATTAATTTATCATAACTACTATAGAAAAGCTATAAATTTTAGTATTAGAAAACTTTTAAATAAATATAGACATATTGTAAATAGGTGATGTCACGTCAGTTCGGCATAAAATTATCGGTGTAGGTAGGCAACAAGAAAAGTGTTTATAATTGAAACGAACTGCATTTAAATTGATTTTAAATAGGTTTTTTCTATAAATTAATTATTTTTTGACAGTAAAATTTTATTGACTATAGTTTTCAACGCCTTATTTTTCAATATTTCTTTTCTCCAACTCAAGTGGTATCGATATATAAATCTTAATTAGGGTCTGCTTTTGAGAATTAAAAGCGTTATCAGATAAAGGCTTTAAATATAATTTCCACTTGGCAAAGTAGCAAAAATAGACTGTTTTCTTCGAAAAATTCTGTATTTCCTCCATTCTAATTAATTGAAACTTGGATGAAACAAAAATGCACCAGCATATAGTAGAGGTCAATGTAGCTTGTTCGGTAGAAGAAGTTTATAATCTTTGGCAAAGAGTTGAAAATGTTCCTCGTTTGATGCCTCTGGTGAAGGAAGTGGAGATTATAAAGGGTTCTGATGATTTATCGCTCTGGAAATTTGGTTTAGGATTTCCTTTGCTTACTCAGTGGACTTCACATATTACTCAACGTGTCCCTCAAAAGTTGATCGCTTGGGAATCTGTTTCTGGACTAAAAAACAGAGGTTGTGCCGAGTTTTTTTCTACGGATAAAGGCTGTCGTTTATGTCTTACCGTTGCCTTTGATTTACCCGGAGGAGTGGTTGGTACTTTACTTAAAACTGTTAATATAGATCGTTGGTTGGAAGCAAATCTTGTAGAAAGTTTGAACCGCTTTCAATCTCTAATTGAAAAAGAAGTTTTGCGACAAAAAGGTTGGTAGCTGTAATGCTCAACTTTTATACATAACGAAATTTGAGTTTGGGGTAAATTTTCATCGATGAGTGGTGGCACAAAAGGCAAGAGGCAAAGTAAAAAGGGCAAAGATGAATAGTGTTGGGGTGAATAGTTGATAATTAAGAATTAAAAATTAAAAATTAAGAATTAAAAACTCTGAACTCCGTTCACGACTGAAAGGAGTGTACGAGCGCTTGAGCATTCTCTCCGAACTCCGAACCCTTATCTGATATTCTTAAACCGAACTGAGGTTAAATACTTTAACCCTTACAGTTTATAAATGTAGTGTAAGGGCTAAATATTATTCTATAAAACCGCAACTATCGGATATATTCTTTTAAAATACTATTCCGATTAGGATGACGTAACTTACGCAAAGCCTTAGCTTCAATTTGTCTGATTCTTTCACGGGTAACATTGAAGATTTGCCCTATCTCCTCTAAAGTCTTCATTCTGCCATCATCTAAGCCGTAGCGTAGTCTTAAAACGTCTCTTTCTCGAGGACTAAGGGAGTCTAACACATTTTCTAAATCTTCTCTCAATAAATTTTTAGATACTTCATCTTCTGGGGTTTCTCCATCTGCCTCGATAAAATCTCCTAAACGGGAGTCTTCTTCCTTACCAATGGGAGTTTCCAGAGAAATGGGTAATTGTGCCGATTTTGCAATGAAGCGTAACTTTTCAATGGTCATTTCCATATCTTCGGCAATTTCTTCCTCTGTGGGTTTGCGTCCCATTTTCTGAGATAACATCTTTGTGGTTTTTTTGATGCGAGAAATTGTTTCGTAAAGATGCACTGGAAGACGAATAGTTCGGGATTGATCTGCGATCGCTCTTGTAATTGCTTGTCGTATCCACCATGTGGCGTAAGTGGAGAATTTATAACCTTTTTCGTGGTCAAATTTTTCGGCGGCGCGAATTAAACCGAGTGAACCTTCCTGAATCAAATCCTGAAAAGATAAACCCCGATTCATGTACTTTTTAGCGATAGATACCACTAAACGCAAATTGGATTGTACCATCTTATCCTTTGCCTTACGTCCAATATGTAAGCGACGATTAAATTGACGCATATTCGGCATATCAGATGCGATCGCCCATTCTTCATCCGTTGGCACACGCCCCAAATGTTCAATCAAAGTAGAACGTATATACTCAAGATCCAATAAATCAGCAATTTGTCGGGCTAACTCAATTTCCTCCTCGGCTCGTAATAACCTGATACGACCTATTTCTTGCAGGTAAACACGAATAGAATCTTCCGTAAAGGGCTTTTTCTTCGATTGACCTCGACGACGGGGAGTAGCAGATAACTTGCGGGATTTCTTACTACTAACATCTGCCACACCAATGGAATCAGCCTCGACAATCATCTCACTTAATTCTCCTTCTCTGCCAGAAACAGAAGAATTATAATCAAACATTTCTTCTAAATCATTAACGGGTGAGATAGTTGCTAAAATTTCTCGTGCTTGGGTCATGCCGTTTTCCTCGTACTCCTTCTGAAAATTTACTGAGAAGATAGATTAGATAATCAAAAAATAAATAAATACAACAAATTATCTTTCCTCCAAAACAACTTCACCATAAATAAGCACCAACAAAACCCTCACCATTGCACCGATATTAGCGAATAGAGAGTAAAAATTAATTGTTAGTGTCATCTAAAATATAGTTAGTGAATGTTTTACTTAGAGAAAAGACATTCAGGAATCAACCTGAAGTTAATAACCTTAACCTTTATAAA
This is a stretch of genomic DNA from Cyanobacterium aponinum PCC 10605. It encodes these proteins:
- a CDS encoding P-II family nitrogen regulator, whose protein sequence is MSTSSVPKKTAVLVVMIGETVLQDPIIKLLKDLGVNGYTLSQAQGAGRHGSRRGDMAGYNTNIEIRTIVSQELSEAIFSGLTEYQSNHALIAFRQNVEALSGFEII
- a CDS encoding SRPBCC family protein; amino-acid sequence: MHQHIVEVNVACSVEEVYNLWQRVENVPRLMPLVKEVEIIKGSDDLSLWKFGLGFPLLTQWTSHITQRVPQKLIAWESVSGLKNRGCAEFFSTDKGCRLCLTVAFDLPGGVVGTLLKTVNIDRWLEANLVESLNRFQSLIEKEVLRQKGW
- the rpoD gene encoding RNA polymerase sigma factor RpoD gives rise to the protein MTQAREILATISPVNDLEEMFDYNSSVSGREGELSEMIVEADSIGVADVSSKKSRKLSATPRRRGQSKKKPFTEDSIRVYLQEIGRIRLLRAEEEIELARQIADLLDLEYIRSTLIEHLGRVPTDEEWAIASDMPNMRQFNRRLHIGRKAKDKMVQSNLRLVVSIAKKYMNRGLSFQDLIQEGSLGLIRAAEKFDHEKGYKFSTYATWWIRQAITRAIADQSRTIRLPVHLYETISRIKKTTKMLSQKMGRKPTEEEIAEDMEMTIEKLRFIAKSAQLPISLETPIGKEEDSRLGDFIEADGETPEDEVSKNLLREDLENVLDSLSPRERDVLRLRYGLDDGRMKTLEEIGQIFNVTRERIRQIEAKALRKLRHPNRNSILKEYIR